In Microbulbifer celer, a single window of DNA contains:
- a CDS encoding iron-containing alcohol dehydrogenase, translated as MTEIRLSANWNYPTAIRVGAGRVRELPALCFEFGVRAPLLVTDPGLASLPMINNILNGCEESGLRVEMFANIKGNPSGQNVNEGLTVFRTGEHDGVLAVGGGSALDAAKAVALMAGQSRPLWDFEDEADNYLRVNEDAMAPVIAVPTTAGTGSEVGRSSVITDEDAQLKRIIFHPRMLPEQVILDPELTVGLPANITAATGMDALSHNLEAFCAPNFHPMAEGIALEAMRLVSLYLPRAFVDGNDIEARMQMLVASSMGATAFQRGLGAMHALAHPLGALFDAHHGLLNAILMPYVLLANERVIGEPMERLARYLDLPKPGFGGVLDWVLQLRTDLGIPNSLGEIGIQPAASEKVGEMAAKDPAAGGNPVAFDAHDYRRIFLQACEGQLTGG; from the coding sequence ATGACCGAGATTCGTCTCTCTGCAAACTGGAACTATCCCACCGCCATCCGCGTCGGCGCCGGACGGGTACGGGAACTGCCGGCGCTCTGTTTCGAGTTCGGAGTGCGGGCGCCGCTGCTGGTGACCGATCCTGGGTTGGCATCACTGCCGATGATCAACAACATTCTCAATGGTTGTGAAGAGAGTGGCCTACGGGTGGAGATGTTTGCCAATATCAAGGGCAACCCCAGTGGCCAGAATGTGAATGAAGGGCTCACGGTATTTCGCACCGGCGAGCACGATGGCGTGCTCGCGGTGGGTGGCGGTTCCGCACTGGATGCGGCCAAAGCTGTTGCCCTGATGGCAGGCCAGAGCCGCCCTTTGTGGGACTTTGAGGATGAGGCGGACAATTACCTGCGGGTCAATGAAGATGCCATGGCACCCGTGATTGCGGTACCCACTACCGCCGGCACCGGTTCCGAGGTGGGGCGCTCTTCGGTGATCACCGATGAGGACGCGCAATTAAAGCGCATTATCTTTCACCCCAGAATGCTGCCTGAGCAGGTGATTCTGGACCCGGAACTGACTGTGGGTCTGCCGGCGAATATCACCGCCGCTACGGGAATGGATGCGCTTTCACATAATCTGGAAGCTTTCTGTGCGCCCAACTTTCATCCGATGGCAGAGGGCATTGCGCTGGAGGCTATGCGCCTGGTCAGCCTGTATTTGCCGCGCGCTTTTGTCGATGGCAATGATATCGAGGCGCGTATGCAGATGCTGGTTGCCTCCAGTATGGGGGCGACGGCTTTTCAGCGTGGGCTCGGCGCAATGCACGCATTGGCACACCCGCTGGGTGCGTTGTTTGATGCGCACCACGGCTTACTGAATGCGATCCTGATGCCGTACGTGTTACTGGCGAATGAGCGTGTGATCGGCGAGCCCATGGAGCGGCTCGCGCGCTATCTGGATCTACCGAAGCCCGGGTTCGGCGGCGTACTGGATTGGGTACTGCAGTTACGTACTGATCTGGGCATTCCCAACAGTCTGGGAGAGATTGGTATCCAACCGGCAGCATCAGAAAAGGTGGGAGAAATGGCGGCGAAGGATCCCGCCGCTGGCGGCAATCCCGTTGCCTTTGACGCGCACGATTACCGCAGAATTTTCCTGCAGGCCTGCGAGGGGCAGCTGACAGGGGGATAG
- a CDS encoding TonB-dependent receptor produces MPQTFTRKSLAASIVFASAVSVGVTATAETPENAPLEEVVVTSQLREATQLETPTSVSVLDEKVIEARGAHNLEQLLNLAPNVNFSSGASRGRFVQIRGIGERSQFIDPVNPSVGLLIDGIDFTGLGLAASTLDIDQVEILRGPQGTVYGANALAGLITMTSNAPTDTPFARVSAEVAEYGSHTVSAVSSGPLSDKLGYRIAVQNQQSDGYIKNRFLDRDDTNNIDESVVRGKLRYQASDDLQLDFSLLHLDIDNGYDVFTLDNSRNTLSDAPGWDRQDTLAGAVSSLWTGSDLFSVKSVLSVASSDTEYGYDEDWVYADFHPWGYTSTDNYLRDRDNVSADVRFISTEQTRLFGDSTRWVAGLYLRDEEESLERNTTFTSQFDTQNTALYGQFNTELTDRLTLITGLRFEQRTADYADSLAVDSSTDEDLWGGNVTLEFSTADNTLIYATVSRGYKAGGVNGRIISASESNAQIGSDVFTFDTEHMLNYELGLKGSWLEDRLQAQVAAFYQDRSDVQAKQSIFDPDNFSFDDFLANAAGGNTTGLEIETSYQASNKLRLFATAGWLNAEFEDFISTSHVDARNDNTGEVSPLNLDGRDLAHAPNYQFFTGAEYALTANLTARLEVEGKDDFYFSNSHSAKSTAYELVNARLTYRGDDWDLSLWGRNLTDETIYTRGFYFSNQFGNNPANNYAPEAYYQLGEPRVAGVSASYTF; encoded by the coding sequence ATGCCTCAAACGTTCACCAGAAAATCACTTGCCGCCAGTATTGTCTTCGCCAGCGCGGTGTCTGTCGGCGTGACCGCAACTGCGGAAACACCCGAAAACGCGCCGCTGGAAGAAGTAGTCGTCACCAGTCAATTGCGCGAAGCCACACAGCTGGAAACTCCAACCAGTGTCAGCGTGCTGGATGAAAAAGTGATCGAAGCGCGCGGCGCTCACAACCTGGAGCAGCTGCTGAACCTGGCCCCCAATGTCAATTTCTCCAGCGGCGCCTCCCGCGGCCGCTTTGTACAGATTCGCGGTATCGGCGAGCGCAGCCAGTTTATCGACCCGGTGAATCCGTCCGTCGGCCTGCTGATCGACGGCATCGACTTTACCGGCCTCGGCCTCGCCGCCAGCACCCTGGATATTGATCAGGTGGAAATCCTGCGCGGCCCCCAAGGTACCGTTTACGGTGCCAATGCCCTCGCCGGCCTGATCACCATGACCAGCAATGCGCCCACCGACACGCCATTTGCCAGAGTCTCGGCGGAAGTGGCGGAGTACGGCAGCCACACCGTTTCCGCAGTCAGTAGTGGGCCACTGTCGGACAAGCTGGGTTACCGGATCGCGGTGCAAAACCAGCAGTCCGATGGCTATATAAAAAACCGCTTCCTCGATCGCGACGACACCAACAATATCGATGAGTCTGTGGTGCGCGGCAAATTGCGTTACCAGGCCAGTGACGATCTGCAGCTCGATTTCTCCCTGCTGCATCTGGATATCGACAACGGCTACGACGTCTTCACCCTGGACAACTCCCGCAATACCCTCTCCGACGCACCGGGGTGGGACCGGCAGGACACGCTCGCCGGCGCCGTCAGCAGCCTGTGGACCGGCAGCGACCTGTTCAGCGTGAAATCCGTGCTGAGTGTGGCGAGCTCGGATACCGAATACGGCTACGACGAAGACTGGGTCTATGCCGACTTCCATCCCTGGGGATATACATCCACCGACAACTACCTACGCGATCGGGACAACGTCAGCGCCGATGTGCGCTTTATCTCTACCGAGCAAACCCGACTGTTCGGCGACAGTACCCGCTGGGTAGCGGGCCTCTATCTGCGCGACGAGGAAGAATCTCTCGAGCGCAACACCACCTTCACAAGCCAGTTTGATACACAAAACACCGCGCTGTACGGACAGTTCAACACCGAACTGACAGACCGCCTTACCCTGATTACCGGCCTGCGCTTTGAACAACGTACGGCGGACTACGCCGATTCTCTCGCTGTAGATAGCAGTACTGACGAGGACCTCTGGGGCGGCAACGTCACCCTGGAATTCAGCACCGCGGACAACACGCTGATCTATGCCACGGTTTCCCGCGGCTACAAAGCGGGCGGCGTAAACGGTCGTATTATTTCCGCCTCCGAGAGCAACGCCCAGATCGGCAGCGATGTATTCACCTTCGATACCGAGCATATGCTCAACTACGAGCTGGGACTGAAAGGCAGCTGGCTGGAAGATCGCCTGCAGGCACAGGTTGCCGCGTTCTATCAGGACCGCAGCGATGTGCAGGCCAAACAGTCCATCTTCGATCCGGACAACTTTTCTTTTGACGACTTTCTCGCCAATGCCGCCGGCGGCAACACCACCGGCCTGGAAATTGAAACCAGCTATCAGGCCAGCAACAAGTTACGCCTGTTCGCCACTGCCGGTTGGCTGAATGCGGAATTCGAGGATTTCATCAGCACTTCGCACGTGGATGCCCGCAACGACAATACTGGCGAGGTGAGCCCGCTCAATCTCGACGGCCGCGATCTGGCCCACGCCCCCAACTACCAGTTTTTCACCGGCGCGGAATACGCACTGACGGCAAACCTGACCGCCCGCCTGGAGGTGGAAGGCAAGGACGACTTCTATTTCTCCAACAGTCACAGTGCAAAGTCTACGGCCTATGAACTGGTCAATGCACGTTTGACCTATCGCGGTGACGACTGGGACCTTTCCCTATGGGGACGCAACCTCACGGATGAGACCATCTATACCCGCGGTTTCTATTTCAGCAATCAGTTCGGCAACAACCCGGCCAACAACTATGCACCGGAAGCCTACTACCAGCTGGGTGAACCGCGTGTTGCGGGTGTATCTGCGAGCTATACTTTCTGA
- the pnuC gene encoding nicotinamide riboside transporter PnuC: MFSPEVRDAIVTSLAAMSLWEVAAVILALAYLILAMRENILCWYAAFASTAIYLFLFWDVSLLMESALQVFYLLIAVYGWWQWRSRSGQKASLHIHRWSLHRHLYTFAGIGLLTLMFGFVLDKYTSAALPYLDSFTTWGAVVTTYMVTRKVLENWLYWIVIDGAAIYLYIDRELYLTALLFALYVVLVIIGFFQWLPLYRQQNPSMEPSATV, encoded by the coding sequence ATGTTCAGCCCGGAAGTGCGTGATGCCATTGTCACCTCACTTGCAGCCATGTCCCTATGGGAAGTGGCCGCGGTGATACTCGCGCTCGCCTACCTGATTCTGGCGATGCGGGAAAATATCCTGTGCTGGTACGCGGCCTTTGCCAGCACGGCGATTTACCTGTTCCTGTTCTGGGATGTCAGCCTGCTGATGGAGTCCGCACTGCAGGTTTTTTATCTATTGATTGCCGTTTACGGTTGGTGGCAGTGGCGCAGCCGGTCCGGTCAGAAAGCATCGTTACATATTCACCGCTGGTCACTGCACCGACACCTGTACACGTTCGCCGGAATTGGTCTTCTGACACTGATGTTCGGGTTTGTGCTGGATAAATACACCAGCGCGGCCCTCCCCTACCTGGACTCATTCACTACCTGGGGAGCGGTCGTGACCACTTACATGGTCACGCGTAAGGTGCTGGAGAACTGGCTCTACTGGATTGTGATCGACGGGGCTGCCATTTACCTGTATATCGACCGCGAGCTGTATCTCACCGCGCTGCTGTTTGCGCTCTACGTGGTTCTGGTGATTATCGGGTTTTTCCAGTGGCTGCCGTTGTACCGGCAACAGAACCCGTCAATGGAACCGTCGGCTACCGTATGA
- a CDS encoding M20 family peptidase: MKKLLMGLGAILVALVAIVLVRTAVYSPTAQSPAGATQTPRSFDPQFDAQQIAGNLSRAIQFQTVSSELQEAETQAQFEQFLDWLAATYPQVHSALEVEQLGIQPEQPYTRLFTWTGSDPSLQPVMFSAHYDVVPVIPDTEDEWQHPPYNGTVDDTHIWGRGALDDKSAAIALMEAATQMLAEGFQPRRTLYIALTNDEEIGGPSGTAAVVKKFKNENVQLAWTLDEGSFVLRGFVPGVDRDVASINVAEKGFLTLDLVARGEGGHSSMPPRETAVDTLASALMKLQASPIAGGLEGLSAEMFDAIAPYMSFEKRMLFANRWLFGGLIDRALSANQGTAAMLHTTVAPTMLRASVKENVLPIEAVATINFRLHPRDTEQTIVDYLNATIDDPRVTVQVRDSRAPSRVSSTGHAGYHGIEEATHSTHNHVITAPGLTVAGTDSRRYQAVADDNYRFNPMVVTRDDIKGFHGTNERITIDNMVKAARFYSHLMETTGNP; this comes from the coding sequence ATGAAGAAATTGTTGATGGGGCTCGGTGCCATACTGGTCGCACTGGTGGCCATTGTGCTGGTGCGCACCGCAGTCTATAGCCCCACTGCCCAGTCGCCCGCCGGTGCGACGCAGACACCACGCTCTTTCGATCCGCAATTCGACGCCCAGCAGATCGCCGGCAATCTGTCGCGAGCGATTCAGTTTCAGACCGTTTCCTCCGAGCTTCAAGAAGCTGAAACCCAAGCGCAATTCGAGCAGTTTCTCGACTGGCTGGCGGCAACCTACCCACAGGTACACTCAGCACTGGAGGTAGAGCAGCTGGGAATACAGCCGGAGCAACCCTACACCCGGCTGTTTACCTGGACCGGCAGCGATCCGTCCCTGCAGCCGGTCATGTTTTCCGCCCACTATGATGTGGTCCCGGTTATCCCCGACACCGAAGACGAATGGCAACACCCACCCTACAACGGCACAGTGGACGATACGCATATCTGGGGCCGGGGCGCACTGGACGACAAGAGCGCCGCAATCGCCCTGATGGAGGCCGCGACACAGATGCTGGCAGAAGGCTTCCAGCCCCGCCGTACCCTCTATATCGCCCTCACCAACGATGAAGAAATCGGCGGCCCCAGTGGCACCGCCGCGGTGGTGAAAAAATTCAAAAACGAAAACGTGCAATTGGCCTGGACCCTGGATGAAGGCTCCTTCGTACTGCGCGGGTTCGTCCCCGGCGTTGACCGGGACGTGGCGAGTATCAATGTGGCAGAAAAAGGGTTCCTCACCCTGGACCTGGTCGCCAGAGGCGAGGGAGGCCACTCCTCCATGCCGCCGCGGGAAACCGCCGTAGACACCCTGGCCAGTGCCCTGATGAAGCTGCAGGCTTCGCCGATCGCCGGTGGGTTGGAAGGCCTGAGTGCGGAAATGTTCGATGCCATCGCACCTTACATGTCGTTTGAGAAGCGGATGCTGTTCGCCAACCGCTGGCTGTTCGGGGGGCTGATCGACCGCGCACTCAGTGCCAACCAGGGCACGGCGGCCATGTTGCACACCACCGTCGCGCCCACCATGCTGCGCGCCAGTGTGAAGGAGAATGTACTCCCCATTGAGGCGGTCGCCACCATCAACTTCCGCCTGCACCCGCGGGACACAGAACAGACGATCGTGGATTACCTGAACGCTACCATCGATGATCCACGGGTAACGGTGCAGGTTCGCGACAGCCGCGCGCCATCCAGGGTATCCAGTACCGGGCACGCGGGTTATCACGGTATCGAAGAAGCAACGCACAGTACCCACAACCACGTCATCACCGCACCTGGACTGACAGTGGCCGGTACCGACAGCCGCCGCTACCAGGCGGTGGCCGACGACAACTACCGCTTCAATCCCATGGTGGTAACCCGCGATGACATCAAGGGCTTCCACGGCACCAACGAACGCATCACCATCGACAATATGGTCAAAGCAGCCCGATTCTATAGCCACCTGATGGAAACCACCGGCAACCCGTAA
- a CDS encoding choline/ethanolamine kinase family protein — MAAVVPATEPVNGTVGYRMTAPAAPIPEDWQLWSTLTPTLIRPLTKGLTNRSFLLLCGSRELVLRVNSPIGTELDLDRRAEEQALRLATDAGLSAPLVYCDPEYRYLVTEYLGERRWHLSNRASIAQLATLLRDIHKLPTIDARLDINAKVSSYWQSMAPATAFTDTLGTAEQQVQQHIDSALALASGDVLTHNDLLTDNLIVAPGGRLLAIDWEYAGMGDPFHDLAVVTEGLSFTPTQQQSLLLEYLQRAPSKRDVQRLHHWQVIYRYLCVLWYGVQAANNTSFCESTAVTTQLGRLKQIISQRPI, encoded by the coding sequence GTGGCTGCCGTTGTACCGGCAACAGAACCCGTCAATGGAACCGTCGGCTACCGTATGACCGCCCCCGCCGCCCCGATTCCCGAAGATTGGCAACTCTGGAGTACCCTCACGCCGACATTGATCAGGCCTCTCACCAAAGGGCTGACCAATCGCAGCTTCCTGCTGCTGTGCGGCAGCCGGGAGTTGGTCCTCCGGGTCAACTCTCCCATTGGCACAGAGCTGGACCTGGACCGCCGCGCCGAGGAACAGGCACTGCGCCTCGCAACCGATGCCGGATTATCTGCGCCCCTGGTTTACTGCGACCCCGAATACCGTTACCTGGTAACCGAGTATCTGGGGGAAAGACGTTGGCACCTGTCAAACAGGGCATCCATCGCGCAACTCGCCACCCTACTGCGCGACATCCACAAACTGCCCACCATCGATGCGCGACTGGACATCAACGCCAAAGTCAGCAGCTACTGGCAGTCGATGGCTCCCGCGACTGCATTTACGGACACGCTTGGTACCGCGGAACAACAGGTTCAGCAACATATCGATTCGGCGCTGGCACTGGCGAGTGGCGACGTGCTTACCCATAACGACCTTCTGACAGACAACCTTATTGTCGCCCCTGGTGGCAGGCTACTGGCGATCGATTGGGAATACGCGGGGATGGGCGACCCGTTTCATGATCTCGCGGTCGTCACTGAGGGCCTGAGCTTCACACCCACGCAGCAACAGTCACTCTTGCTGGAATACTTACAACGCGCACCCTCCAAAAGAGACGTGCAGCGGCTGCATCACTGGCAGGTAATCTATAGATACCTGTGCGTACTCTGGTATGGCGTGCAGGCAGCGAACAATACATCATTCTGTGAATCGACCGCGGTCACCACCCAATTGGGAAGACTGAAACAAATCATCTCTCAGCGGCCTATCTGA